From the Bacteroidia bacterium genome, the window CGGCAAATAGTAGCAGCATCATATTCATTTGTGGTTGGACTATAGCTGCCTGTACCATAATGAAGGAGATAATGTCTGTCAACAACGTAGTATAAATAAAAGTATCCGTTGGTTCTGAAGTTTGGGTCAATGGCAAAACCATTCATGCCATGATCGCGCCAGTTACCAACTTCTTCACTGATGTCAATTAATGGTTGTGGTAATTTTACACCATTGGTATCAACAACCCAAACCAATCCTGCTTTTTCCCAAACATATTTTTGTCCTGTTGAATCATCAGTGTAACCTTCAACAAAGTCCCAACCTGTACTGACAAGTTGATCCGTAAATTGTGGAGGAAGTACCTGTGCATTTGATAATTGATTTGTTAAAAGAAAAACAATTAGTATAAAAGTATAGTAGTAATATTTCATGATGTCGGTTTATTACAGAATAATAAGTGCAAAGATAAACGCTCCTGAAAATATTTTTCTTAGGAAGTTTTGAAGTTTTACACCTATGAATACAAACCTGTTTTGAGAGATAATAAAAACAAAGGTGAATGACTTTTATTGATAAATGATTTAATTAAATAGCACAAGGTCAGAGAGAATCTTGATTGCCGGCTTTGAAATCATATTTCAGTTTGTTAAGTAATATTTTCTTTATGAAGAAAAACACAATTAAAATAAATCATATTGCTGTTAGTAACTTTCAAGTACAACAAAGATGAATTTATATTTATGTAAACGATAATTGCTCAGAGTTTACAACAGGAATAATTGGTGTAATTTTTATTAAAGAACTTTTAATAATTCAATTTCAAAAATAATTGGTGTATAAGGAGGAATCGGTCCATAACCTTTTTCGCCATAAGCGCTGTTAGAAGGAAGAACAACAACCACTTTGCCGCCTTCTTTCATTCTTTGCAAAGCTTCATTCCAACCATCAACTAGTCCATTGCTTCCAACTTTACAGCGAAATGGATTCTGAATATCTGTCCGCTTGTCAAAAACAGTTCCATCAAGAAAGCTGCCTGTGTACAGAACATCAGCCAGGTTTTCAGCATTGGCACTGCGGCCTTTTCCTTCCTTGATAACAGTAATAAAAGTTCCTGTTGGAAGAAATTCTCCTTTCAGATTATGGTCAATTACATAGTTACTTACCAAAGTAGTCTCCTCATCTCTCTTTTTCTTTTTTGCTAATGAAAGTTCCTTTTCGTATTCCTTTAGATGAGTAATTTTTATCAATCGTACTTCAAAAATTATTTTACTTCCCGGTTTAATATAGTGCGGAAGAGATTGTTTGAGTGATTCATTATAAAATTTTTCAGCATCAATTTTAAATTGTACACTGTCGCCAGGTTGCATCAATGCAAGTCCTTCGTTTATATCACCGGAATATTGTGGTTTTTTCAGGATAAGTCTGAATGAATCTGAAATTGCTTTCGAATTAAACAGCACAGTGTCACTCTCTGTTTTGTAAAGCATGTTTAAATTAAGAATATCACCCGGTTTGGCTTTGCTTGCATTTGTTTTTGAATCAATTATACAGTATTCAAGACCAGATTCAAGTTTCTTGAATTTTTTGCCACACGATGAAATTAAAAGTAAGGTAGCCAAAAGAAAAGCGATTTGTTTACACATTTATTTTTTTATTTTTAACAATTCAACATCATAATATAAAACCGCATTAGGTGGAATGTTAGCCCCATCACCGGTGAAACCATAACCTAGTTTTGAAGGTGTTATTAATACAGCCTTTTCTCCTATTGACAATAGTTGAACGCCTTCTTGTAAACCAACCGGAAGATCTGTTTTACCGATTTGAAAAACTAAATTGCCTGTGCTGTCAGACGAGTAACATAAAGTGCCATCAAGTAAATGGACTCTGTAAGCAATTTGGACAATGCTGTGAGCATTTGGCTTGATGCCTTTATTGGTCTTGTAAATATAATATCTTAGCCCTGTTGCTGTTGTTTCAACCGGATATTTGTATCGCTTCAAAAAATCTTCAATCTGATCATCTTCAGAATAAACCTGCGCTTTGTTGACCTTAACTAACTGCTCTTTTAATTTTTCGGAATTTATTTGTTGCTCCTGCTTTGGTTTTTGTTCGTCCGGATTATTTTTACAAGAAGATGTCAAAATCAAAAATGCAGCTATTGAAATAGGAATTAAAACCAACTTTTTCATATTTGCAAAGTTAGCTATTGTAACATCTTGTTGCAATATTGCGTGCTGCTATCATGGCTGTTGACCATGCTGCCTGAAAGTTAAATCCACCGGTAATGCCATCAACATTTATCACTTCTCCTGCAAAAAACAAATTGGTTATTATTTTGCTTTCCATAGTTTTCATATTTATTTCAGTTAAGTGAACTCCGCCACATGTCACAAACTCTTCTTTGAAAGTTGTTTTGCCGTTCATTTTAACTCTAAAGTCAACTAAAAGATTTATTAATGTGTTGATTTGCTTTTTAGAAAGTTGCGCATACTGTGTTTGTTTGTCAATGTTTCCATAATCAATTAAACGTTCCCATAACCGGTTCGGTATATTAGTAAAAAATTTGTTGGTTGCTACATTTGTCCTTGCATACAGATTTTTGTTTTCGGCAAATTTTTCTAAAGCTTTTGTATGATTGAAACCTG encodes:
- a CDS encoding FKBP-type peptidyl-prolyl cis-trans isomerase, with translation MCKQIAFLLATLLLISSCGKKFKKLESGLEYCIIDSKTNASKAKPGDILNLNMLYKTESDTVLFNSKAISDSFRLILKKPQYSGDINEGLALMQPGDSVQFKIDAEKFYNESLKQSLPHYIKPGSKIIFEVRLIKITHLKEYEKELSLAKKKKRDEETTLVSNYVIDHNLKGEFLPTGTFITVIKEGKGRSANAENLADVLYTGSFLDGTVFDKRTDIQNPFRCKVGSNGLVDGWNEALQRMKEGGKVVVVLPSNSAYGEKGYGPIPPYTPIIFEIELLKVL
- a CDS encoding FKBP-type peptidyl-prolyl cis-trans isomerase, coding for MKKLVLIPISIAAFLILTSSCKNNPDEQKPKQEQQINSEKLKEQLVKVNKAQVYSEDDQIEDFLKRYKYPVETTATGLRYYIYKTNKGIKPNAHSIVQIAYRVHLLDGTLCYSSDSTGNLVFQIGKTDLPVGLQEGVQLLSIGEKAVLITPSKLGYGFTGDGANIPPNAVLYYDVELLKIKK